TCAAGACGGATCTCGATATAGCCGAAAAACTCAAGCTGCAACTCCATGAAGATGGAAAATCCAAGATGACTACCATCAAATATCAGAAGGAACAGCACAGCTTCGACACCGAAGAAATTGAGGAGATCATCGAGGCTCGGTTAGATGAGATCTTTGAGATGGTAGACAAGGAACTGAAGAGGATTAATAGGTCAGGCAAACTACCCGGTGGGATCGTCCTGGTGGGGGGAAGCGCTCATCTAAAAGGCATCGTTGAACAGGCTAAGGCCTCCCTCAATCTACCAGCTCGCATTGGTATCCCCCAGAACATTTCGGGTCTCGTCGACAAGGTTTCAACGCCAGAATTTGCTACAGCCGTCGGCCTAATGTTAGAAGACCTGCAAGGACCACAAAACGCGCTCAAAGGACCAGGTGGTGGCTTCAATTTCTCGCTGACGTCAGATCGTGCTAATAAGTTGTTCAAGAACGTCAAAGGTGTGCTTGGAAAATTTAAGTCGTAGCTAAATTTGGTACAGCCAAATTCTGGCCAAAAATTGGCGAACACCACATTGATACGTGCTGAGTAAACATGCTATAGTGACTTCAGAATAAGCTGGAGGGTTCGAGAGTAATGCCCGAAGTAAAACCAACTACTATCCAAACATTCGCATCGATAAAAGTTGCGGGTGTCGGTGGCGCAGGTGGAGCGGCCGTAAACCGTATGAAAGAGTCGGGCATGAAAGGCGTCGAGTTCATTGCTATAAATACAGACGCTCAAGCTCTGTATAACTCCAACGCAGATACTAAGATTCATATCGGTAAAGAGACGACTCG
This region of Candidatus Saccharimonadales bacterium genomic DNA includes:
- a CDS encoding cell division protein FtsZ; the protein is MPEVKPTTIQTFASIKVAGVGGAGGAAVNRMKESGMKGVEFIAINTDAQALYNSNADTKIHIGKETTRGLGSGSDPSVGQKAAEESRDEIKSALEGADMVF